In Alkalihalobacillus sp. TS-13, the following are encoded in one genomic region:
- the pstC gene encoding phosphate ABC transporter permease subunit PstC codes for MEKKLNINEMIKENRQSMSFTRIWEKLIPKMLLSIAIISILTTIGILSTLLVETIAFFREVPFLDFFTGTKLKPLGADAQFGVLPLLTGTLISTVIAMCVAIPIGLMTAIFLSEYASDKVRRTLKPLLEILAGIPTIVYGFFAFTFVTPLLRSIIPGLEPTNILSPGIVMGVMIIPMVASLSEDAMSSVPTEMRQGALALGATRLEVTWKIVIPAAISGIVASFVLAISRAIGETMIVTIASGSSKNFTFDITQSMQTMTAYIVEVTGGEAPAGSTLYYSLYAVAMTLFAFTLIMNLIAQYISRRFREEY; via the coding sequence ATGGAAAAGAAATTGAATATAAACGAAATGATAAAAGAAAATCGACAGTCAATGAGTTTTACGAGAATTTGGGAAAAGCTTATTCCGAAAATGTTATTATCAATTGCAATCATATCCATTCTTACTACCATAGGTATACTATCCACTTTACTGGTTGAAACGATCGCTTTTTTTAGAGAAGTTCCGTTTCTTGATTTCTTTACTGGTACGAAATTGAAACCTTTAGGAGCAGATGCTCAATTCGGTGTCTTACCATTATTGACTGGAACACTCATTTCTACAGTCATTGCGATGTGTGTCGCTATACCAATCGGCTTGATGACCGCAATATTCTTGAGTGAATACGCGTCTGATAAAGTAAGAAGAACATTAAAACCGCTGTTGGAGATTCTGGCAGGGATTCCAACAATTGTATATGGTTTCTTTGCATTCACATTTGTTACACCTTTATTAAGATCAATTATTCCTGGATTAGAACCTACAAATATCCTTAGTCCTGGTATTGTCATGGGTGTGATGATCATCCCGATGGTAGCATCATTATCTGAAGATGCAATGAGCTCTGTTCCTACTGAAATGAGACAAGGTGCATTAGCGTTGGGAGCTACGAGACTTGAGGTTACATGGAAAATCGTGATCCCGGCTGCCATCTCCGGTATCGTTGCATCTTTCGTGCTCGCCATTTCCCGTGCGATTGGGGAGACGATGATCGTAACGATTGCGAGCGGAAGTTCAAAAAACTTCACGTTTGATATCACTCAGTCTATGCAGACGATGACTGCTTATATCGTAGAGGTCACGGGTGGAGAAGCCCCAGCAGGTTCAACTTTATACTACAGTTTATATGCCGTTGCTATGACGTTGTTTGCATTCACGTTAATCATGAACTTGATTGCACAGTATATTTCTCGTAGGTTCAGGGAGGAATATTGA